AATCCTTGTTCTCGTTCATAATGTCGGAAACCATTTCCTGCTTCAGCAGGACGGATTCCCGAATGATTTGGTTGTAGTATTTGGTCAGCAGAATGGCGTATTCGGGATTTTGTGCGCTGAGTTGCATCATTTCCTGAGAATGGGTGAGGATGTCGCCCAAATATTTATAAAAATACACGAGCTGTTTCCCGTTTCTGATGGAGGAATTGATGTTCGAAAGTTTGTCGTAGATAAACTCGTGGATGGCGACCACCTGAATCATTTTTTGGTTCGCCTGCTCGTAGAGTTTTCTTTGCTTTTCGTAGGAATCGAGGTAGGCCTGATTGCTTGCCAAACGGACACCCTGATTTTTGGTGAGCTGCGCCAACAGTTTGTCGTTGATCACGATGAAGCTCGTGTCTTGTGCCTGAAACAGACAAAATCCCGAAAAAAACAATGCGGTCAAAAGAATCTTTTTCATTTTTAAAAAGTGTTTATTCCGTTAATAATGCTCTGAACCACCTGTCGGTCTCGGTTGACATAATATTCCAACAAAGCCTTCTTGTATTCGATTTTTCTTCGTAGTTCCCGAATCAGGAAAAGGGTGTAGTAGGATTCGCTCTCAAGCCGTTTCACTTCCTCAAGGGCGTAATCCAACAAAACTTTCCGTTCGGCTTTCTCCATTTGGTTGATGGCGCCGTAGGAAACCACGATGCCCGCCAAAAGCCTTACCACCATCTGCAGATCGTCCGCAAACTGAATCTGTCCCGGCAACGCCACGATGAGTGCATAAGGAGCGGTTTGCAGTTCCTCGATAATCAAGAGTTCGTTGTTTCGGATTCTTGCCGCTTCCTGCGTGATTGCGTAACCCGTGGGAATGGACTGCATCGCAAAATCTACAAAACGGAGCCGGTCCTGAATCTTCACCGTCGTTTCCCGAAGTTTCGTCCACTGCTTCTTGTTTTGGTTTTCGGTGGCGAGATTCAGCGTCTGTTTGTTCTTCATCTCCTTTTGCCGACCGTTTTCCTCCATCGTGTGGCGGATTTCCAAATTCATCATCGGAAAGGAGACATTTTCCTGCTGCCACGACGGCGTGGAACCGCCACTGCTCGAAGTCAGAAGCGAATGTGCCGCAATCAGCACCGCCGAAAGATAGAATTTGGCTTTCATCAGAAATTGTGCTTGTATTTAATCATGATATTTTCCACGATGGTCTTGTCGGTGTTGATGTAGCCCTGAAAAGGATTGATGGCTTTCAGAAAGCCGAGGCGTTTGGCGCGTTCGATGGTCATCATGATGGTCAGGAGCCAAATCTTCAATGTTTTCACCTTTTCAGAAATACTGAATAGAAGTCGGTAACGGTCTCCTGCTGTGGCGAGGTTGAGTTCCCCCGATTTCATCAGTTCCGAAACATCGGTGCTCATTGCAAGGACGCTCTCATAAGTTTCCTTGGTGGCTTTAACACCGAAAATGGCGTATTCGGGAGCATCACTCACCAAGGTTGAAATCTGCGAGGAATAGTTGGCGCAATCCTGTAAATCGGAATAGATTTCTTTTACCTGAATACCGTTTTGAAGCGTTCCCGAAACTTCACGAAGCCCTTTCAGAATTTTGTTCTGAATATCGTTGGCTACCACCATTTGAGCACCGACCCAAGTTTGTGCCTGTTGCAGTTTGTTCTGCTGCTCGATGGTTTTCTGCTGCTCCGATTTTAGATTTTCGGAATAGAGAATCAGCGCTGCCGTCGTGGTCGGGTCGATGTAGGTGTTTTGGGCGGAAATGAATCCGATTCCAAAAAGGGCGGTCAAAATTTTAAACTTTTTCATGATGCAAATCGTTTTGTTGAATTAATTCTTCAAAAGTCAGTTCGGAATACTCCATCATTTCTGTGATTTTCTTGAACACGTTCTGATCTTTGAACTGTGATTTCATTTTTTGGTAAAAGGAGGTCGCCTTTTTGTCCAAAGGTTTTTTGTAGAGATTCACGAGGGAAACCATAGTACCCAAATCGTTGTTGAAAGCCATCACATCTTTCACAAATTTTTTGAGCGCGTCGTCGTAACTTCCGCTTTCCTTGGCGTAATATTCTATGGCGGACTTTTCGGGTTTTTCGGTAGTGTAGGTGAGATATTGTTCTAGAGAAACCTCGTTTCCGTAAACTTCGCCTCTCGAACCCCGCTTCATATAAAATTCCTTGAATCGGCTTCTTCCGAATTTGTTGTTCAGGTTGTTGATGGTAAAAATTTTGTTCTGTTCCACCTTGTTCAGCGAGAGGAGCGATGCGATTCGGTCAAAATTGTCCTTGAACTTGGTTTGGTCCAACAAAATGAAGGTGTCCGAATTATTGATAATGGAATCCTTTACCACTGCATTTCCGATGATGTCGTCCAATTCCTGTGTCACCACTACGGCTTCGCCCCAAAACTTTCTCACCGTTTTATAGAGATAAAGAATGTAGCCTCCCATCAGTTTTGAGGCAATCGCCTTCCATGCTTCCTCGATAATCAGGGCTTTTCTTCGGTCTTTTCGCAACCTCATTTTCTGAATAAAAGTGTCCATGATGATGAGCGTCACGATGGGGAAGAGTTTCGGGTTGTCCTTCACATTGTCGATTTCAAACACGATGAAAGGTTCATCAAATAGAGTGTTATCTGCACTTTCGTTCAAAGTTGTTCCGTATCTTCCACCTTTGTAGAAATCCTTCAGAACAAACAAAAAGGTTCGCAGGTTGAATTCCTTTTCACCAATTTTGTGCTTTTTATTGTTCAAAAAGACAGGAAGAAATTTCTCGCAGTATTCATAAAACCCATTAAAAGAAAGTTCTTTTACAGCGAGTTTTTCCTCAAGACCGCCAATTTTTTTGATGAGCGTCTTTCGGTAGGCGTCATTCCATTCCTGCGAGGATTCGGGACGCTTTATAAGGTCTCTCGTTTTGGTCAGAACCAATTGCGACTCGTTGTAGGTTTTTCGTCTTTCCTCGTCAGTCAAAGTTTCATACGCTTCAAAAATTCGGTAGAACATCTCGCTATCGTAATCGGGGTTTCCGATGTTGGAATCGGGATGGTAATAACGGATGAGTTTTCTTCCCGTTTCCTTAATTTCTTTGGTCGAGGCATCAAATGGAAGTCCCAACAAATCGTAAAAAGTCTTGGCATCCTGAAAATCCTTTTCAAACTCGGACTCGATGTCCGCCTCGTCGATATTGTATTTTTTGAGGTAGAGCATCAGTTCGTCGGAATCCTTGTGTTCAAACCAATTCGTTCCCGCATTGAAATATTGGTGGTAATACGACATCAGCACATTGTCCAAGATGGATTTTTGGGTATTGCTCATTGTTGCGTCCGCTCCCTGCCAAATCAAAAAAATGAGGTTGGTCAAAAACTCTATTTTCTCGATGTTGAATTCCTCCTTGTTCATCAGGAAAGGATTCATCGTAATAGGTTTTTCCTCGGTGTACTGAATATATCTTCCGCCTTTATAACTGCAAGTTCCGGAGTAGGAATCTCCAGTGTCCACGATAATCACGTCGTAATTGTAGGTGAGATACTGCTCCACGATATTGTTCATCAAGAAAGATTTCCCGCTTCCCGAAGGTCCCAAAACAAACTTGTTCCGATTGTTGATTCGTCCCGTCTTCATCGGCAAATCGGCGGGATCCACGCGAAGCGGAACGCCCTGTCTGTCGGTAAATCTCAAATGAAAATTCGAATTTTCACTCATTGGGTAACTTTCTTTAAAAAAAAAACATAACGCAGCCTCGCTCGTCGTGGTAAATAAATCGTAGTCTTTCAGTTCGACCGCATTTCCGGGAAGGCAACATCGGAAGAGTTCCAATTGGTTAAAGGCGTTCTTGGAAATGTTGATGCCCTTGGTGAACAGTTTGCTCTCAATCAGCGACTGTGTTTCCTCCATTCTGTCGAGTGAGTCGGCGGAATAGACGATGGAGAAATGCGCGTCCACAATCAGTTGACCATCAACCGTCACATTGTGCAGGAGTTCGTCGATTTCGGCAGCGACAATCGCATTCGACGGTGCGCTGTTTGCAACGCCTTCGTGCTTTTTCTTCTTCTTTTCCAAATCGCGCTGTCGTTGGGTTTGGATGGGAATCGAGATAATTTGGTTGTAGATGATGGTGTTGTAGTCCTCCAACTCGTTGATGAAGGAGAAATTATCCACCGCCGTATCGGAAGAGGCGTTGTTTCCGCCCAAAAGCGAGTAGGGTTCAATTTCGGAGGGAAGTTCGATGCGTTCCACATCCACATAGGAAATGGTTTTCACAAACTGTTTTCCAATGCGCAGAAACTCGTTATTGGAGTAGATATTGTCGAAGACTTGATTCTTAACGAAATTCATCGAGAGACTTCCACCGACATAATATTCAAAATCTTTCTCCCGTAAAAATTTCGGTTCGCAGTGGTATTGGGAGAGAAGCATAAAAATCTTCTGACAACGGTCGCGCAAGTCTTTGTAGTTTTTTTCCGAGAAGGAATACGAGGTCTTTTTTTTCTGTTGGTCGAGGATGTCGGTAAAGAGTAAAATGGTGTCAATACTCTTAAAGATTCTTCCCTCGAAATGTTCGGAATATTTTTGCTGCAGGAACTGATTGGACGGTTCCGCCGAATACTGCCTTTTGGAAAAAATGTCAAGTTTTTGGAGTAAATGTCCCTCTCCCAAAGTCGCCACGATTTGGTTTAAAAGCGTGTGATACTGCAGATAAAGGTCGGGATCGGCAGAATATTGCTCCACCATATTTTTGATTTTGATTCCGATGACGGGATTTCCGAACTTTCCGACCATCACGTCAAAATTCCAATCGTGTTTGTTGCCGTGGTCATAGCCGATGAACGGGATGTCCATTTCAATTTTTTTCTTTTTCATTGTTTTGCTCATTAAGGTTGAAGCGTTTTGGGAAAATGTGGATCTGCTCGTGGTTTTTGGTCTTGTTGTAGAGTCCTTTTCTATCCTGAATTTTGTAAATCATATAGATTCCGCTTCCGGCGAGGATCAATCCCAACACGGTTCCGAAAATCCCGATGAGTGAGGAGAAGATGGCGGCGCAAAAAAGTCCACCGACTGCCGTTCCCATCGCATAGTAGATGTACTTGTCCTTCAGTCCGAAAAAGACAAGGGGTTTTTTAAGCCCCTTGTAAAGAAAAAAGCCCATTACATTCCGAAGAAGGCGCCGACGAATTGTGGAACAATCACCAAGAAAAGACAGGCTCCCGCCCAACCAACAATTTCCTTGTTGATGTCTTGGTCTCCATTCGTCCACTTGTTGTAGATTCTCACACCGCCAATCAGTCCGACTACGGCACCAATCGCCTGAATAATCAGTTTGATGGGTTCCCAATAGGAACGGATAGAGGTGTTCGCTCCGGCAAGTGCGCCTGCTCCTCCGGCTTGTGCGAGTAGTGGTGCAACCGCCAAAAACAGTAGTCCTGCGGTCAGCATTTTTCCAAACAATTTTCTTTTGTTCATTTTTGAATTCATAATTCGTAAGGGTTAAAAATTAGGGTTTGTGTTAGTTGAAAGAGGGGAGTACAGATTTGTAGGATTTGATTCCATTAACATTGACCATCTGTACGTTGGTTTCAGCAAGGTTAAGCATCTGTCTGAACTTGTCTTCCTGCCTGCTTAAAAAATCCTGTTGGACTTCTTCAGGTTTGTGTGTGGGTTCCGTTATTTTTGATAGATTTTCCAATGCTTCATCCAACTGTCCATAAAATTCTTCTTGCTCGAACTTCCTACGGAGTGCTTCGATGTCGGGTTCTGTTTCAGTTTCGGAAACAGATTGCGGATCTTCTTCAAAAGCATAATCTGATGGAGAAAAGGAATTTGGGACATTCAGCGGTTCAGCATCCTCGATTCCGACTTGGATAATGTCCGGGTGGTCGCGTTCTGCAAAATCGCCAATCGAAAAAACTTCCGTGTCGTCGGTTTTCACCGAATTGGTTTTCTTTAGAAACAAGTCATAGACAATATTTACCGCATAGTAGAGAATATAGATTCCCAAAATAATCATTGTAAATTTTCCCATAATGGATAAAGGTGTTTAGGTGTTGAAGATTGATTTTCTTGAAGGTTATTTCTCTTTGGAAGCCTTTTCGATGTGTTCCACCACTTCCGAGAAAACATCTTTCACGGCAAGTCTTTGGTGACCTTTTAGCGAGCGGGTGTTGATTTTCTGAAGGATGTTCCGTTTGAGGACAGGTTGGCTAATCAGTTTTCCGAACCTTGAGATTTCCTCGTCCATCATAGGCTTGTTGGGATACTCAAAATTTTTCTCGTAGCGTGAACGGATGAAAATCTTTCCGGCTTCACTTTCCAAAAGCCCCAAAAAGTTGATGAAGACCAAGGTCGATTTGGTGGAAATGTCGGAATATTCAAAAGGAATGATGATAAAGTCGCTGTATTGAAGGATGTCGGTGTACTTCATATCAAGTGTTCCGGCAAGGTCGAAAAGATAGACCGCTTCGTCGGACTTCATCTTCATCAATGTTTCAAAATCGGAGAAAGGAGCCTGATTGTCCTCCGAAATCTGAACCTCGTAAAGTTTTGGGAGATTCAAGTCTTCATCCTCCATCCACTTGTTGTAGAAAGATTTTTGAAAATCGAAATCGAAAACGTGGATTTCCTTTTTCTGTAAGGCGAGATAATTGGCAAAGGCAATGGCAAGCGTGGTTTTTCCGGCACCGCCTTTCTGTGTGGCAAATGTGATAATCATTATTTTCTCTTTTTTCTTTTCTTTTTCAGTGCGTCTTCGGCAGGGTCTTTTGGGATGAAGGAAGATTTCAGGAGTTCGTCAATCAGTTTTGAGAGGTTGCTTTCATGTTTCTGAATCGTTCCCTTTGATTCCTGCAGATTTTGGTCAGGATAAAATATTTGCTCGATGATTTTTTCGCCCACCAAAGACTTCAAGTCCTGAATATGGTGGTATCGGTGGTGTACTGCATAAAAATCGCCTTCATCGTTCTTCACTATGGAGATTTGGTCGTTTTGTCCATTTTTCAGGTACTCCAAAACCTCCTTTCTGATGGACTGATAAATTTCCTTGGTCTTTCTAAACTTGTTCTCGAAAACCATAAAGTCCTTTACTGAATCGTCGTTGAGGGATTTAATCAAGACTTCCTTTTCCTTTTCGTCCCGAATGTTGAAATCTTTCAAGCGTTCAAACATCCTTTTGTCGATGGTGTTTTCGGTAAACTCAAACATCTCGTTCATCTTGAAAATTTCGCTTCCTTTGAAGACGTTTCCCGTTTTATGGTCGATGATGGTGCAACCGAAAGGCTTCTTAAAATCTTTGTGGTGGAAGACGATGTCGATTCCAAACACATCTAGCATCTTTTTCTGAAGTTCGCTTTCGAACTCAATCTTTGGTGTGGAATCGGCTTGCTTTTCAAATAATCCTTCAAACTTTCTGTTGTCTTCCACCTTGAAAACTTTAGGGGAGCATATTTCCCTGTATTTGGAAATGATGGCTTTAATCTTTTTCTTTCGGCTTAAATCATCTGAATCTTGAAATGAAATTTTTCCGATGTCGAGCGTTTTCTGAATCACTCCATTTTTAAGGAGGTCGATTGAATTTTCATCTGCCTTGTTCATCGCTACCCGAAATCCATTCCGATTCAGAAGTGTTTCCAATTGTTTGATGGAAGCGAATCGGTAGGACAAGAGTCTGTTCAAGGTTGATTCTTGGCTGATTCCGAAAATCTGCTCCTGAACTTTTGCCAACGCTTTTTGTGCTTTGAGTTTTTCATAGGAATCGTTGATTTTTCTACCCGATTTTTTATTGACTCTCGTGGAAACGATGTGGACATGGTTGTTCTCGGTATCGCTGTGGAAAATCACTAGAAACGGCTGTTTCCCGTATCCCATTTCGTCCATAAATTTCTCGGCGGTTTCGGTGAGTTGCTCTTTCGTTTCCTCCTGAAATCTCGACGAAATCACGGCGTGAAACTGTGGTTTTTTCACTCGGTCACTTTTGGAAATTGCTCTCAGGTAATTTCTTACCTCCTCGGAACTGCTTTCTTCGTTAATGAATGACGGAAAGTTCTTCATCAGCATCAGTTCTCCTTTTCCTGAATCAATCTTTTTCTCGTTGTACCTCACCCCGTGAAAATCATCGCCTGCCGAACCCAAAATCTTAACTAGCATCCGACATCATCTCATAAATCTTGAGGAAAATTTGGTTTTGCTGATTTTTCAGTTCGGCAATCTTTTCCAATTTTTGGTTGAACGAATTCAGTTCGGTTTCGCTGATGAACTTTTGGGAGTTTGCAATTCTCGCCACCTGATTGATGTTGTTCTCGATTTTCGCAAATAGGTTATCCTGTTTTTCAATGAACGCCAATACTTTTCTTCTCTCGTCCGATAGCATTTTTTGCTCCACGGAATCGATAATGAAATTGGTAAGGCTGATGTTTCTTGTGTCGCACAATTTCTTCCAAGCCTCCTTTTTTTCTTTTTGCAGGCGTATAAAAAGTCTTACATTTTTGGTGCTTGTTTTCATTTCTGCCTGCAAAATATTTCTCTGTTCTTCGGGGACAAAGTTGCACTGTGCGGACAGTTTTATCACTATGTTTCAATTTCGGAAGACTATAAACATAACCTGTGATACATAAACACACGTTTTTCTAAATTTTAAGAAATAGAATGGACTGCGGTGGAATTTTTTGCAGTTTGGGTAATTTGAATTGTCGCCGATTTAGATTTGAAATAGACAGTTGAGAATTTCAAATGAAGATTTTTGAAAGTAAATATTTCGTTCGCGATTTGCTACGGACTTTGTAGTTGATGGCAAACAAGATATGATTGAAAACAGAAATGATTGGAAATGAATTTTTGAATTTTCATTCCTGAAAATATTTCGATGATTTTGATAAAAATATTGTTGAATAAAAAATCCAAAATCTAATGTTCAGAAAAAAGAAAAAAATGAGTTCCGAATTTTTTCACCCTTTCCGACAGGAAAGGCAAGAGGGTCTTTGGAAGCCAATTTGCAAAATTGTGCGTACAAAGACACATCTTGCAACTTCACATCGATAGCAATAAATGTTTACATCAAGTGGTGAAAAAGGCTTTAAATAGGCGGTTTTTTGAATAATCAAAGATTGACGGTTGCAGAAGAAAAATTGAAGTTTGATTTTTGATTAGAAAAATCGTTTTCAAAATTGGAGTGGATTGTGTAACTGATGAAATTTTTAAAAATTTGATTTTCAATTAGTTAAATAAGGTGGTTGTATCTAATTTGAGCAGGTGGGTTGTATCTGAATTGAGCAAGTAGGTTGTATCTGAATTGAGCAGGGGTTGTACTTATTTTGAGCAAGCTCTGAAAAAGAAATTAATATTAGAGGTTGTATCTATTTTGAGCAGGGGGTTGTATCTGAATTGAGAAGGGGTTGTATATATTTTGAGCATGTAGGTTGCATTTGGATTGAGCAGGGTGGTTGTATCTAAATTGAGCAGGGGGTTGTGTATATTTTGAGCATGTAGGTTGTATTTGGATTGAGCAGGGTGGTTGTATTTGAATTGAGGAAGGGGTTGTATTTATATTGAGCAGGTAGGTTATATCTAAATTGAGCAAGGGGGTATTTTCGGATTGAGTAGGAGTCACGAAAAGTAACATAAAAGTATACAAGTGTAACTAAGTTGTTATATAACGTATTTTGTTACTTCTCTTTATTAATAGCTATTTTGAACGATTCTTGCTTGGTTATATAATTGGAGTATACAAAGTATATATAAATTGTAATTTTTTAAATGAAAGGACAATTCTACTAGCGTTCTTTCAAATTACTTTTCCACAATGTATTATAATCACAATTATTTTGGTTATTTTTATCTGATTTTGTTTCTTTTACAGTAAATGATTTACTGTATTATTATGAATATTATAATATTATAAAAATATTAAATTATAATCTATGTGGGCAGATAATGAAACTTCCGAAGATTTATTAGGATTTAAAGTACACGCGGACTTATTAATC
The sequence above is a segment of the Chryseobacterium taklimakanense genome. Coding sequences within it:
- a CDS encoding DUF4133 domain-containing protein, whose amino-acid sequence is MGFFLYKGLKKPLVFFGLKDKYIYYAMGTAVGGLFCAAIFSSLIGIFGTVLGLILAGSGIYMIYKIQDRKGLYNKTKNHEQIHIFPKRFNLNEQNNEKEKN
- a CDS encoding TraG family conjugative transposon ATPase codes for the protein MKKKKIEMDIPFIGYDHGNKHDWNFDVMVGKFGNPVIGIKIKNMVEQYSADPDLYLQYHTLLNQIVATLGEGHLLQKLDIFSKRQYSAEPSNQFLQQKYSEHFEGRIFKSIDTILLFTDILDQQKKKTSYSFSEKNYKDLRDRCQKIFMLLSQYHCEPKFLREKDFEYYVGGSLSMNFVKNQVFDNIYSNNEFLRIGKQFVKTISYVDVERIELPSEIEPYSLLGGNNASSDTAVDNFSFINELEDYNTIIYNQIISIPIQTQRQRDLEKKKKKHEGVANSAPSNAIVAAEIDELLHNVTVDGQLIVDAHFSIVYSADSLDRMEETQSLIESKLFTKGINISKNAFNQLELFRCCLPGNAVELKDYDLFTTTSEAALCFFFKESYPMSENSNFHLRFTDRQGVPLRVDPADLPMKTGRINNRNKFVLGPSGSGKSFLMNNIVEQYLTYNYDVIIVDTGDSYSGTCSYKGGRYIQYTEEKPITMNPFLMNKEEFNIEKIEFLTNLIFLIWQGADATMSNTQKSILDNVLMSYYHQYFNAGTNWFEHKDSDELMLYLKKYNIDEADIESEFEKDFQDAKTFYDLLGLPFDASTKEIKETGRKLIRYYHPDSNIGNPDYDSEMFYRIFEAYETLTDEERRKTYNESQLVLTKTRDLIKRPESSQEWNDAYRKTLIKKIGGLEEKLAVKELSFNGFYEYCEKFLPVFLNNKKHKIGEKEFNLRTFLFVLKDFYKGGRYGTTLNESADNTLFDEPFIVFEIDNVKDNPKLFPIVTLIIMDTFIQKMRLRKDRRKALIIEEAWKAIASKLMGGYILYLYKTVRKFWGEAVVVTQELDDIIGNAVVKDSIINNSDTFILLDQTKFKDNFDRIASLLSLNKVEQNKIFTINNLNNKFGRSRFKEFYMKRGSRGEVYGNEVSLEQYLTYTTEKPEKSAIEYYAKESGSYDDALKKFVKDVMAFNNDLGTMVSLVNLYKKPLDKKATSFYQKMKSQFKDQNVFKKITEMMEYSELTFEELIQQNDLHHEKV
- a CDS encoding ParA family protein, which encodes MIITFATQKGGAGKTTLAIAFANYLALQKKEIHVFDFDFQKSFYNKWMEDEDLNLPKLYEVQISEDNQAPFSDFETLMKMKSDEAVYLFDLAGTLDMKYTDILQYSDFIIIPFEYSDISTKSTLVFINFLGLLESEAGKIFIRSRYEKNFEYPNKPMMDEEISRFGKLISQPVLKRNILQKINTRSLKGHQRLAVKDVFSEVVEHIEKASKEK
- a CDS encoding DUF4134 domain-containing protein, whose protein sequence is MNKRKLFGKMLTAGLLFLAVAPLLAQAGGAGALAGANTSIRSYWEPIKLIIQAIGAVVGLIGGVRIYNKWTNGDQDINKEIVGWAGACLFLVIVPQFVGAFFGM
- a CDS encoding relaxase/mobilization nuclease domain-containing protein, whose product is MLVKILGSAGDDFHGVRYNEKKIDSGKGELMLMKNFPSFINEESSSEEVRNYLRAISKSDRVKKPQFHAVISSRFQEETKEQLTETAEKFMDEMGYGKQPFLVIFHSDTENNHVHIVSTRVNKKSGRKINDSYEKLKAQKALAKVQEQIFGISQESTLNRLLSYRFASIKQLETLLNRNGFRVAMNKADENSIDLLKNGVIQKTLDIGKISFQDSDDLSRKKKIKAIISKYREICSPKVFKVEDNRKFEGLFEKQADSTPKIEFESELQKKMLDVFGIDIVFHHKDFKKPFGCTIIDHKTGNVFKGSEIFKMNEMFEFTENTIDKRMFERLKDFNIRDEKEKEVLIKSLNDDSVKDFMVFENKFRKTKEIYQSIRKEVLEYLKNGQNDQISIVKNDEGDFYAVHHRYHHIQDLKSLVGEKIIEQIFYPDQNLQESKGTIQKHESNLSKLIDELLKSSFIPKDPAEDALKKKRKKRK